A stretch of the Vigna radiata var. radiata cultivar VC1973A chromosome 7, Vradiata_ver6, whole genome shotgun sequence genome encodes the following:
- the LOC111241996 gene encoding uncharacterized protein LOC111241996 isoform X1, with translation MMLQSDSTKQSSPPDGAEVVFTKDNVAIRPTQSAPERITGRLELTKQSSSLFMTWIPYKGHSSAEARLSDNERNIYTIRAVPFADIRSIRRHTPALGLQYIVGVLSSGVAFPPFYFYSGVKEFFATIKQQHALLVRLASDSMSLLIFLNLLFHLALLIVP, from the exons ATGATGCTGCAGAGTGACAGTACCAAACAGAGCTCCCCTCCGGACGGTGCTGAAGTTGTATTCACGAAGGACAATGTCGCAATTCGTCCGACTCAGTCTGCGCCTGAAAGAATCACTGGAAGACTGGAATTGACTAAGCAAAGCTCGTCTTTGTTTATG ACCTGGATACCTTACAAAGGGCATAGCTCAGCAGAGGCCAGGCTGTCTGATAATG AAAGAAACATTTATACCATAAGGGCGGTGCCCTTCGCTGATATCAGGTCCATCCGGAGGCATACCCCTGCTCTTGGGTTGCAATATATCGTTGGTGTTCTATCATCAG GAGTTGCTTTTCCTCCATTCTATTTCTATAGTGGAGTCAAAGAATTCTTTGCTACAATAAAGCAGCAGCATGCTCTTCTTGTGAGGTTAGCCTCAGATAGCATGTCTCTActgatatttttgaatttactttttcatttggCATTGTTGATAGTGCCATAG
- the LOC111241996 gene encoding uncharacterized protein LOC111241996 isoform X2, producing MMLQSDSTKQSSPPDGAEVVFTKDNVAIRPTQSAPERITGRLELTKQSSSLFMTWIPYKGHSSAEARLSDNERNIYTIRAVPFADIRSIRRHTPALGLQYIVGVLSSGVAFPPFYFYSGVKEFFATIKQQHALLVRSEEDVNVYLVNDDIQNKLQVWAV from the exons ATGATGCTGCAGAGTGACAGTACCAAACAGAGCTCCCCTCCGGACGGTGCTGAAGTTGTATTCACGAAGGACAATGTCGCAATTCGTCCGACTCAGTCTGCGCCTGAAAGAATCACTGGAAGACTGGAATTGACTAAGCAAAGCTCGTCTTTGTTTATG ACCTGGATACCTTACAAAGGGCATAGCTCAGCAGAGGCCAGGCTGTCTGATAATG AAAGAAACATTTATACCATAAGGGCGGTGCCCTTCGCTGATATCAGGTCCATCCGGAGGCATACCCCTGCTCTTGGGTTGCAATATATCGTTGGTGTTCTATCATCAG GAGTTGCTTTTCCTCCATTCTATTTCTATAGTGGAGTCAAAGAATTCTTTGCTACAATAAAGCAGCAGCATGCTCTTCTTGTGAG ATCTGAAGAAGATGTCAACGTATACCTTGTGAATGATGATATTCAGAATAAACTGCAGGTATGGGCGGTGTGA